One Flavobacterium cerinum genomic window, GAATCTTATTATAACAATAATTACTTTTGCACCTTTAAAAAACACAACAACACAATGAACACAACAAAAACCATTCAATCGGCTTTAATTTCAGTATTTGATAAAGACGGATTAGAACCAATCGTTAGAAAATTACACGATCATAACGTGACTATTTATTCTACCGGCGGAACCGAAGATTTTATTAAAAACCTGGGTATTCCGGTAGTTCCCGTAGAAGATGTCACTTCTTATCCTTCGATTTTAGGCGGACGTGTAAAAACACTTCATCCAAAAATTTTCGGTGGTATCTTAAACCGTCAGGATCACGAAGGCGATGTTCAGCAAATGAAAGAATACGAAATTCCGCAAATTGATCTGGTTATTGTTGACTTATATCCGTTTGAAAAAACGGTTGCTTCCGGAGCGGGCGAAGCAGATATCATTGAAAAAATCGATATCGGCGGTATTTCTCTAATCCGTGCAGCAGCTAAAAACTTTAAAGATACGGTTATTGTAGCATCTGTTAACGAATATGCTTTATTCCTTGACATGATCACTAATGGCAACGGAGCAACAACGTTAGAGGAAAGAAGACTTTTAGCAACAAAAGCATTCCACGTTTCATCTCACTATGACGGAGCCATCTTTAACTATTTCAATACTGATGAAACGATCTACAAAGCAAGTGTAGCAGACGGTCAGATATTACGTTACGGCGAAAATCCACACCAAAAAGGATATTTCTTCGGTGATTTCGACGCTATGTTTACCAAAGTACACGGAAAAGAGCTTTCTTACAACAACTTGTTAGATGTTGATGCTGCCGTAAACCTGATGAACGAATTCAAAAACGACGATCCGACATTTGCTATTTTAAAACACAACAACGCCTGCGGACTGGCAACTCGTAAAACCATGAAAGAAGCGTATCTTGATGCTTTGGCCGGTGATCCGACTTCCGCTTTCGGTGGTGTTCTGATTGCTAACGGTAAAATTGACGAAGCAGCCGCAGAAGAGATCAACAAATTATTTTGTGAAGTAGTTATCGCACCGTCTTATGACGAAAAAGCAATTGCTATTTTAGAAGAAAAGAAAAACAGAATCATCCTGATCCAGAATGATGTGGAATTACCTACAAAACAGGTACGCACATGTCTTAACGGAATGTTAATTCAGGATAAAGACAATATTACAGACAATAAAGAGCTTTTAAAAACCGTTACCATAACAGCACCTACAGAACAGGAGATTGAAGATTTACTGTTTGCCTCAAAAATCTGTAAACACACCAAATCGAACACTATCGTTTTTGCCAAAAACAAACAGTTGTGCGCTTCCGGAACCGGACAAACGTCACGGGTAGACGCATTACGTCAGGCTGTTGAAAAAGCAAATTCATTCCATTTCGATTTGAACGGAGCAGTGATGGCAAGCGATGCATTCTTTCCTTTCCCGGATTGTGTTGAGTTGGCAAAAAATGCCGGTATTACCGCTGTTATTCAACCGGGTGGCTCTATAAAAGACGAATTAAGTATCAACTACTGTAACGAAAATAAAGTTGCAATGGTATTTACCGGAGTTCGTCATTTTAAACATTAATTTTATTATTTTTGTAGGCTAATTATTTATAAATGTATTAAACCCTTTTTTGTATGGGATTTTTTGATTTCATGACTGAGGATATTGCGATCGACCTTGGTACCGCTAATACCCTTATTATCCACAATGACAAGGTTGTCGTTGATAGTCCATCTATAGTTGCTCGTGATCGTGTTTCTGGGAAAATTATTGCTGTTGGTAAAGAAGCAAACCAGATGCAGGGTAAAACTCATGAAAACATTAAGACCATACGTCCCTTAAAGGATGGTGTAATTGCTGATTTTGACGCTTCGGAAAAGATGATTAGTTTATTCATCAAAAGTATTCCGGCATTAAAGAAGAAAATGTTTACACCGGCTTTGCGAATGGTAGTTTGTATCCCTTCCGGAATTACAGAAGTGGAAATGCGTGCGGTAAAAGAATCCTGTGAGCGGGTAAACGGAAAAGAAGTATATCTAATCCACGAACCGATGGCAGCAGCTATTGGTATCGGTGTGGATATTATGCAGCCGAAAGGTAATATGATTGTCGATATCGGTGGTGGTACAACCGAAATTGCCGTGATCGCATTAGGCGGTATCGTTTGTGACAAATCGGTTAAAATTGCCGGTGACGTTTTTACCAATGATATCGTATATTATATGAGAACCCAGCACAACCTTTTCGTAGGAGAAAGTACTGCTGAAAAAATTAAAATCGCTATCGGTGCTGCAACAGAGGATCTGGATACACCACCGGATGAAATGTCGGTTCAGGGACGTGACTTGTTAACCGGAAAACCAAAACAAGTTGATGTTTCTTATCGCGAGATTGCTAAAGCATTAGACAAATCCATCCAGCGTATTGAGGATGCCGTAATGGAAACCTTATCGCAAACACCGCCGGAATTAGCAGCCGATATTTACAATACCGGTATTTATCTTGCCGGTGGAGGATCGATGTTAAGAGGCCTTGACAAACGAATCTCTCAAAAAACAGATTTACCGGTTTACATTGCCGAAGATCCGTTAAGAGCGGTTGTAAGAGGAACCGGAATGGCATTAAAGAATATTCAGAAATTTAAAGGGATTCTTATCAAATAAAGAAAATAATTCATGCAGCAAATCTTTAACTTTATATTAAAAAACAGTAACCGGTTACTGTTTTTGCTGCTTTTGGGCATTTCCTTATCATTGACCATACAGTCTCATTCGTATCACAGAAGCCGCTATATCAGTTCGGCTAATGTGTTTACGGGATTTGTCTATGAGAAGATCAACAATGTCAAAGAATACCTAAACCTTCGGGAACAGAATAATCAGTTGGCGAACGAAAATGCGCAGTTAAAAAAACTGCTCTTTAACAATACCGATTCTTTAGCAGTTGCCGGCACTATGCCGAGACCATCCGGCATGGAAAATGTAAAAGTGTACAATGCCAAGGTGATCAACAATACCTTTAACAGTAAAGAAAATTACCTGACATTATTAGGCGGTCAAAAGGACGGAATCAAACCGGATATGGGTGTTGTTAACAGTTTAGGAGTTGTCGGGATTATCGAAAAAACATCCAACAGTTATTCGACGGTACAAAGTGTTCTGAATGTCAAATCACAAATCAATGCCAAGATTAAAAAATCCAACCATTTCGGTTCGTTGATCTGGAACGGAAAAAATGTTGGCTTTGCCCAATTGATCGACGTTCCGAGACTGGCATCTGTTCGTAAAGGCGATACCATAGTAACCGGCGGACGCTCCGAAATTTTCCCGGAAAACATTCCTATCGGTACAATTGACAAAGTATATATCGATAAGTCGACTAATTACTATACGCTTAACGTTCGTTTATTTAACGATATGACTAATCTTGGTCATGTTTATATAATCGAAAACGTAAAAAAACAGGAAATCCAGAAATTAGAAGAAGAAACAAAAAATGAATAGTACGTTTATTACAAATAGCTTACGGTTTGTCGTGCTGCTCGCCATACAGGTTGTTATTTTTAACAACATTGACTTTCTGGGTTTTATTAATCCCTACCCGTACATTCTATTTATCATTTTGTACCCGGTAAACGGTAGTAAAGCCGGCTTGCTTGTAGCCAGTTTCTTATTAGGACTTATCATGGATATGTTTTGTAATTCCGGTGGCGTACATGCTGCTGCCTGTGTTACACTAGCCTATTTAAGACCTACTTTCTTTAAATTTTCATTCGGGGTAAGTTACGAGTATCAAACCGTTAAAATCACGGACAAACTCACACCCGAACGTTTTTCATTTATCTTAATTGCTGTAGTAACCCATCATCTCGTATTATATTTATTAGAAATATTCCGTTTTAATTTTATTTGGGATATTTTATTACGAACTTTACTAAGCACTATATTTACCCTACTGCTTTGCATCATAATTATTTATTTAATTAAGCCTAGCAAACGATGAGAAAAATTTTATTACCCGGTTTGATTGTTATTGCAGCATTGCTGATAATGGCAAGACTTTTCTATTTGCAGATTTTTGATGATTCTTATATCAAAAAATCGGATAATAATGCTATTAAAATCAAATACGAATATCCGGAACGCGGTTATATCTACGATCGTAGCGGTCAGCTATTAGTAGCCAATCAACCTTCATACGATATTATGGTTACGCCTAAGGATGTTAAGAATATCGACACCTTAGAATTCTGTAACCTGCTTAATATTTCCAAAGAAGAGTTTATCAAAAAAATCGAAAAGGCTCGTGTTTATAGTCCGATGCTTCCTTCTGTGTTTATCGCCCAGTTAAACAAAATGGAATTTGCTGCTTTTCAGGAAAAAATCCGAAAGTTTTCCGGTTTTGAAATCTTAAAACGTTCTTTACGGGATTATCAGGTGAATGTGGGAGCCAATATATTCGGATACATCACTCAGGTAAATGACAATATCATCAAAAAGAAACCGTATTACAAAAGTGGTGATTTGATCGGTATGCAAGGTGTAGAGCAGATGTATGAAGAAGTATTACGCGGAACAAAAGGTGTAAAATACATTCAACGAGATCGTTTTAATCGTGAAATCGGCCCTTATAAAGACGGCATTTATGACACTATTGCTGTTCAGGGAGAAGACATCACGTTGACGATTGATATGGAGCTTCAGAAATACGGAGAAGCACTTATGGCGAATAAACGAGGCGGTATTGTTGCTATCGAACCGAAAACAGGTGAAATTTTAGCATTGGTAACCGCTCCGTCATATGATCCGGCTATTCTGGTTGGACGGGAACGTTCAAAAAACTATACCATGCTTTATAACGATTCCATTGCAAAACCGTTATATGACCGCGGACTTTTAGCGGAGTATCCTCCGGGATCTCCTTTTAAAATCCTAACCGGTTTGGCTGGGTTGCAGGAAGAAGTGATTGACGAAAACACAACTTTTGTTTGTCATCACGGTTTTTCGTACGGTAGAGGTGCATTTATGAAATGTCACTGTCCGGGCGGTAATATTCAGTTACACAATGGAATTTACAAATCCTGTAATGCCTATTTTGCTAATGTATTTAAACGTACGATCGAAAAATACAACAAACCGCGTTTCGGAGTAGATGCCTGGAGTGCACATATGAAGAGTTTCGGATTGGGTAATTTTATGGGGTATGACCTACCACCGGGACGAAAAGGCCACATCCCTACTTCCCGTTATTACGATCGTTGGTATCCGAACGGAGGTTGGAAAAGTACCACTATTATTTCCAATTCAATCGGACAGGGAGAGGTGACGATGACACCGATTCAATTGGCAAATATGATGGCCACAATTGCTAATGAAGGCTATTATTATACGCCTCACGTAATCAAAAAAATTGAAAAACATAAGATCGACAAGAAGTTTACGACTAAACACGTAACCACTATCGACAAACAATATTTCCGCCCGGTTATTGACGGTTTATTTGACGTATATAACATGGGTACAGCTGCTAGTTTACGTGTTGAAGGCATTGAAATTTGCGGTAAAACCGGTACTGCTGAAAACTTTACCAAAATTAACGGAAAACGGGTACAGCTAACTGACCACTCGGTTTTTGTGGCTTTTGCCCCGCGAAATGATCCTAAAATTGCCATCGCCGTTTTAGTAGAAAACGGATATTGGGGTGCACGTTGGGCCGGACCGATTTCCAGTTTAATGATTGAAAAATACTTAAAAAAGACAATCACACGTACCGACCTGGAAAAACGAATGCTGGAAGGAAGTTTACAACATGAATATGACAAGGTGACCAGTGGTTTACCTTTTACAATCAATAACAGATAATGAAGAATCAAAGCGTAGCGAGTAATATCGATTGGGTCACTATACTTATTTATATAGTATTGGTAATCATGGGGTGGATGAACATCTACTCTGCCTCGTTACCGCTTGAGGAAACTTCTATTTTTGACTTAAGTCAGACGTATGGAAAACAGATGCTGTTTATCATGTTAACCGTTCCTTTGATTTTTACCATTCTCTCGGTCGACGCCAAGATATTTGAAAAATACGCTATTGTCTTTTATGGTGTCGGAATTGTACTGCTACTCGGTTTATTTGCTTTTGGTAAAACCATTAAAGGGCAAACCAACTGGTATCAGTTTGGCGGTTTCGGTTTTCAGCCTTCTGAGTTCGTTAAAACCGCAACAGCATTACTACTCGCTAAATTAGTGAGTGATACACAGATTAACATTAAGCTTTTTAAACATCAAATAATTGCATTAGCCGTTTTTGGATTCCCTGTGGTTTTAATTCTCCTACAGCCCGATGCCGGTAGTGCCATGATTTTTATATCGTTAGTATTTGTTCTCTATCGCGAAGGCTTACCCAGTTGGTACCTTTGGACCGGATTTATTGCCATTATTCTATTTATCCTCGCTTTAATTATCAAACCGGTTTTTATCGTTGCTCTGGCTCTTATCATAATGATCACTCATTATGTCCTGAATCGTCGTATCAATCGGAATCCGCTTATTTACGGAATTATTTTCGTACTGATTACCGGTTTTGTATTTTCAGTGGATTATGTTTATGAAAACGTTCTGGAAGCGCACCAGAAAGATCGTATTAACGTACTTCTCGGAAAAGACGTTAATATGCAACGGGAAGGTTATAACCTGAACCAATCAATGATTGCCATCGGTTCGGGAAGCTGGTTTGGAAAAGGTTATCTGGAAGGGACTCAAACCAAAGGTGGTTTCGTTCCCGAACAGCATACCGATTATATTTTTACTACCGTTGGAGAAGAATGGGGCTTTGTTGGAGCAGCAGTTGTTATTGTCCTGTTTGTAACCCTCTTTTTACGGATTATTTATCTGGCCGAACACCAAAAAACAAAATTCAGTCGGGTATACGGTTATTGTGTCGCCACATTCCTCTTTACCCATTTCTTTGTAAACATCTCGATGTTGATTAAGATGTTCCCTACAATCGGTGTTCCATTACCGTTTTTCTCGTATGGCGGTTCCAGTTTGTGGGCTTTTACGATTTTACTTTTTGTATTCCTGAAAATGGACGCCAATAAAGTAAACGAATGGTAATTTAATTAAAGCTCCACGCTTTATAATCGTTATTTTTTTCAAGCTTATTTTCCATAGCATCCGGTAATTGCGGGAAGAAGTCAATTCCGGTCATTTTTTCTATAGTATCCACATCAACCGCAAATTCGTATAAGGGACGGTCACTTTCAGCATGTGGCACCAGAAAACCGATCATTTTATCACCTTTCTTCGTCATCAGTACCTTATAGAAAAAATTAGGAACCGCTACTTTTTCTTTTCCGATCGTTTTTAAATTTTCCGATAATACTCCTCCTGTTATCACATAAAGCCCATCGTATTTTGTAGACCAGTAACGTACTTTTTGCTCCAGTCGATTCCATACTCCGTTATTAAAATCATGTAATTGCGGTGCAATATTCGAAGTTAAAAATGTTTCTTCATACTGCTGATAATTCTTTTTCCGATCGCCCGCCGGACATAAATGTCCTTTATCATAACCCGACTGTTTATAGTTGCGCCAACTGGCAGATCCGGTTTTAACCGCTTTATCTTCCATAAACAACGGTCGTTTATAATCCTGTTTAGATAAATCCTCTTTGGTTAAGATATAGGCCACCCATTCCGCCTGTTCATAGGGTTCGGCATAAGAAAACGAGTAAGCATCATGATTGATTATAACACCGGTAGTAGAAGTCGGAAAAAAATCAAAATTCGCATTCGATAAAGAGGTTACATCATCATTTTCATTTACTACTTCCCTTTCAACCCTGCCTTTTGCTGTGTCGGATGAGAAAGTCACAGGCTTTTCTGTCTTTTTATCACAAGCAATTAAAAAAACAAACATCAATAGTAGTTTTATCTGAAATACAAGACGTTTCATCGCTATTCTTATAGTCATGGTCTAATTTTTGTTACATTTGTAAAGATAGCAAATAGTTATAACCCTTTTAAAATTAATAAAAGTAGTATCTATGAGAATAACATTGATGGTAGCCTTAACTGCACTTACAACACAGTTAAGTTTTGGACAGGAAATTTCGAAAGAAACTGTTAGTAACAATGCCGAAACACACATTACACAAAATCACGAAGAGTTAACAAGGATTAAAGAAGAAAAAGAAAGGCTTAAAAAAGAACACGAACTGGCGTTAAAAGAAGCTGAAAAACAACGTAAAGCAGCCGAAAAAGAACAAAAGCGCTTGGCTAAAGAATTACAAAAAGCCGAAAAAGCAAAAAAAGAAATTGAAAAGGCGCAGAACAACGTTCACAAAGCCACCGACCGCTTAACCAGCAGTCAAAAAGATCTGGATAAGCAAGCCGCTAAATATAAAAATCTCCAGGATCGCAATAAGCTTACCGATGAAGATGATATCAAATGGAAGAAAAAGCTGTTAAAGCTTACCAATAAAAATAAAGAACGTAAAATCGAGTTACAGGAAGCACAGTTAAATCTGAAAAACCTGAATCCGAATGCATAAGAAAAATGGCCATCAATTGATGGCCATTTTTATTCTATTTATGTTGCTTTCACATCGAGTGCATCTCTAAGCGCATTTCCGATCATCATGAAGGCTAAAACCATTAATAGCATTGCTACTCCCGGGATAACAGCCAAATAAGGTTTCCCCAGAATGATATAATTGTAATTATCTTTTATCATCGCACCCCAACTCGGTACCGGTAACTGTGCTCCCAATCCTAAAAAGCTCAAACCACTTTCAACTAAAATCGCCGAAGCAAAATTCGCAGCCGAAATTACAATAACCGGAGCCATACTATTAGGCAAAATATGATGAAAAATGATTCGGCTGTTCGTATAACCCAACGCCCTTGCCGCGGTGACATATTGCATTTCTTTAATTCCCATAACCTGACCGCGAACCACACGAGCCACTTCAACCCACATTGTTAAGCCAACAGCTACGAATACTTGCCAAAATCCTTTTCCTAAAGCTAATGTGATGGCTATAACCAACAATAACGTAGGAATTGACCAAATCACATTAATCAGCCACATCACTAAAGCATCCACTTTACCGCCATAATAGCCGGCTAAAGCGCCAAAGAAAACACCAACAATAAGTGAAATCAAAACGGCGACAAAACCAATTGCTATTGAAACCCGAGAGCCAATGATCAACCGACTCAATAAATCTCTTCCCTGATTATCAGTTCCCAAAAGGAATTTCTTCTCTGTGATAAACTGACTTTCAATCTTTTTTTGATCAATATTTCTTCCGAATGCCATCAACGGAATCTTATCTGAAATGACAATACTTTTATCTTCCGAATATTCCGTAAAATAGAGGGAATCATTTGCAATCCGGTAATCGTTAATCGGTTTTTGAATGGCCGTTTCCGGATGACCGGTAAAATAATCATACCAATGTCTTTCCGGTTGATTCTCCAACGGAATACGCAGCATCGTAACTTTAAATCCCGGTTCTTTGGAACGGATGGCCAGATCACCCCAATTGGCATACTTGGAATTGTCCGGTGTTATAAAATAACCGAAGATTGCAATGAAAACGAGAACAGCTATAAATACAAAACTGAAAACGCCCCAAAAGTTCTTGCGGAACTTTCGGAGCGCTAAAGCAGTAAGCGATTGATTTGATAAACTCATTAATTTACTTTATCAACAATTTTATTTTTTTTATCTTTTAATGTGATTGTCCCTTTTACCTCTTTCCCACTACTCTTCATATCATTCAGGATATTTAAAGCTTCATCTACATAGACATCATTTCCAAGACTTTCATGCCATCTTTCTCTTTTCTGAGCCAATACCGTATCGTTTTTAAACAATTCTTTTTCGTATGGCAATGAGTTAAATGACAAATTATTTTTATAATCAGCCAGCGCTTTGAATTTTTTAGCGGTATTTTCTACTGCTGTTTCTTCTGCTCTGAACTTATTAAAATTCAAGCTATACGTATTCATATCTTTACGGGAACTGATCCATTTTGCGTTTTCATCGATCAGTTTAAACTGTTCGTTAGCCGCCATACGATCTTTACTTTTAGTAATTGCCGGTGAAAAATCCAATCCTTTTACCGGTTGGTAATTCGCCGGATCAATTTT contains:
- the purH gene encoding bifunctional phosphoribosylaminoimidazolecarboxamide formyltransferase/IMP cyclohydrolase, whose amino-acid sequence is MNTTKTIQSALISVFDKDGLEPIVRKLHDHNVTIYSTGGTEDFIKNLGIPVVPVEDVTSYPSILGGRVKTLHPKIFGGILNRQDHEGDVQQMKEYEIPQIDLVIVDLYPFEKTVASGAGEADIIEKIDIGGISLIRAAAKNFKDTVIVASVNEYALFLDMITNGNGATTLEERRLLATKAFHVSSHYDGAIFNYFNTDETIYKASVADGQILRYGENPHQKGYFFGDFDAMFTKVHGKELSYNNLLDVDAAVNLMNEFKNDDPTFAILKHNNACGLATRKTMKEAYLDALAGDPTSAFGGVLIANGKIDEAAAEEINKLFCEVVIAPSYDEKAIAILEEKKNRIILIQNDVELPTKQVRTCLNGMLIQDKDNITDNKELLKTVTITAPTEQEIEDLLFASKICKHTKSNTIVFAKNKQLCASGTGQTSRVDALRQAVEKANSFHFDLNGAVMASDAFFPFPDCVELAKNAGITAVIQPGGSIKDELSINYCNENKVAMVFTGVRHFKH
- a CDS encoding rod shape-determining protein; translated protein: MGFFDFMTEDIAIDLGTANTLIIHNDKVVVDSPSIVARDRVSGKIIAVGKEANQMQGKTHENIKTIRPLKDGVIADFDASEKMISLFIKSIPALKKKMFTPALRMVVCIPSGITEVEMRAVKESCERVNGKEVYLIHEPMAAAIGIGVDIMQPKGNMIVDIGGGTTEIAVIALGGIVCDKSVKIAGDVFTNDIVYYMRTQHNLFVGESTAEKIKIAIGAATEDLDTPPDEMSVQGRDLLTGKPKQVDVSYREIAKALDKSIQRIEDAVMETLSQTPPELAADIYNTGIYLAGGGSMLRGLDKRISQKTDLPVYIAEDPLRAVVRGTGMALKNIQKFKGILIK
- the mreC gene encoding rod shape-determining protein MreC, with the translated sequence MQQIFNFILKNSNRLLFLLLLGISLSLTIQSHSYHRSRYISSANVFTGFVYEKINNVKEYLNLREQNNQLANENAQLKKLLFNNTDSLAVAGTMPRPSGMENVKVYNAKVINNTFNSKENYLTLLGGQKDGIKPDMGVVNSLGVVGIIEKTSNSYSTVQSVLNVKSQINAKIKKSNHFGSLIWNGKNVGFAQLIDVPRLASVRKGDTIVTGGRSEIFPENIPIGTIDKVYIDKSTNYYTLNVRLFNDMTNLGHVYIIENVKKQEIQKLEEETKNE
- a CDS encoding rod shape-determining protein MreD, with translation MNSTFITNSLRFVVLLAIQVVIFNNIDFLGFINPYPYILFIILYPVNGSKAGLLVASFLLGLIMDMFCNSGGVHAAACVTLAYLRPTFFKFSFGVSYEYQTVKITDKLTPERFSFILIAVVTHHLVLYLLEIFRFNFIWDILLRTLLSTIFTLLLCIIIIYLIKPSKR
- the mrdA gene encoding penicillin-binding protein 2 produces the protein MRKILLPGLIVIAALLIMARLFYLQIFDDSYIKKSDNNAIKIKYEYPERGYIYDRSGQLLVANQPSYDIMVTPKDVKNIDTLEFCNLLNISKEEFIKKIEKARVYSPMLPSVFIAQLNKMEFAAFQEKIRKFSGFEILKRSLRDYQVNVGANIFGYITQVNDNIIKKKPYYKSGDLIGMQGVEQMYEEVLRGTKGVKYIQRDRFNREIGPYKDGIYDTIAVQGEDITLTIDMELQKYGEALMANKRGGIVAIEPKTGEILALVTAPSYDPAILVGRERSKNYTMLYNDSIAKPLYDRGLLAEYPPGSPFKILTGLAGLQEEVIDENTTFVCHHGFSYGRGAFMKCHCPGGNIQLHNGIYKSCNAYFANVFKRTIEKYNKPRFGVDAWSAHMKSFGLGNFMGYDLPPGRKGHIPTSRYYDRWYPNGGWKSTTIISNSIGQGEVTMTPIQLANMMATIANEGYYYTPHVIKKIEKHKIDKKFTTKHVTTIDKQYFRPVIDGLFDVYNMGTAASLRVEGIEICGKTGTAENFTKINGKRVQLTDHSVFVAFAPRNDPKIAIAVLVENGYWGARWAGPISSLMIEKYLKKTITRTDLEKRMLEGSLQHEYDKVTSGLPFTINNR
- the rodA gene encoding rod shape-determining protein RodA → MKNQSVASNIDWVTILIYIVLVIMGWMNIYSASLPLEETSIFDLSQTYGKQMLFIMLTVPLIFTILSVDAKIFEKYAIVFYGVGIVLLLGLFAFGKTIKGQTNWYQFGGFGFQPSEFVKTATALLLAKLVSDTQINIKLFKHQIIALAVFGFPVVLILLQPDAGSAMIFISLVFVLYREGLPSWYLWTGFIAIILFILALIIKPVFIVALALIIMITHYVLNRRINRNPLIYGIIFVLITGFVFSVDYVYENVLEAHQKDRINVLLGKDVNMQREGYNLNQSMIAIGSGSWFGKGYLEGTQTKGGFVPEQHTDYIFTTVGEEWGFVGAAVVIVLFVTLFLRIIYLAEHQKTKFSRVYGYCVATFLFTHFFVNISMLIKMFPTIGVPLPFFSYGGSSLWAFTILLFVFLKMDANKVNEW
- a CDS encoding DNA/RNA non-specific endonuclease, with the protein product MTIRIAMKRLVFQIKLLLMFVFLIACDKKTEKPVTFSSDTAKGRVEREVVNENDDVTSLSNANFDFFPTSTTGVIINHDAYSFSYAEPYEQAEWVAYILTKEDLSKQDYKRPLFMEDKAVKTGSASWRNYKQSGYDKGHLCPAGDRKKNYQQYEETFLTSNIAPQLHDFNNGVWNRLEQKVRYWSTKYDGLYVITGGVLSENLKTIGKEKVAVPNFFYKVLMTKKGDKMIGFLVPHAESDRPLYEFAVDVDTIEKMTGIDFFPQLPDAMENKLEKNNDYKAWSFN
- a CDS encoding ABC transporter permease; protein product: MSLSNQSLTALALRKFRKNFWGVFSFVFIAVLVFIAIFGYFITPDNSKYANWGDLAIRSKEPGFKVTMLRIPLENQPERHWYDYFTGHPETAIQKPINDYRIANDSLYFTEYSEDKSIVISDKIPLMAFGRNIDQKKIESQFITEKKFLLGTDNQGRDLLSRLIIGSRVSIAIGFVAVLISLIVGVFFGALAGYYGGKVDALVMWLINVIWSIPTLLLVIAITLALGKGFWQVFVAVGLTMWVEVARVVRGQVMGIKEMQYVTAARALGYTNSRIIFHHILPNSMAPVIVISAANFASAILVESGLSFLGLGAQLPVPSWGAMIKDNYNYIILGKPYLAVIPGVAMLLMVLAFMMIGNALRDALDVKAT